One genomic segment of Brevibacillus laterosporus LMG 15441 includes these proteins:
- a CDS encoding HEAT repeat domain-containing protein, translated as MNKNEQERRGVITSFQQDANFFANWGMRSLQRNNFAKALQCFERALEIEPANAVHYCNKASVLAEMGKFEDSNDILYSIIEKIDSSLVDVYFFLANNYANMDDFEMAADMAVKYLTCEADGIYAEEAQELLHYIYFELDLPPRNPLEPQEDETVVIQHEKARKKLEEGKFMQAVDCLNSLVKEYPDFMPAWNNLALAYYYIGDFNKAMDTIELALEKDPGNLHAICNMAVLLSHHNKWAELVPIITRLKKIQPFHYDHMYKLATTMGVLGQHDDACRLYQKILRQPVLHDVSTYHYAATSAYLSERYHLAMKWWKKVQQMDPDAGIAQYYLEKAKSALHGMPKENIPYHYHHPQREIEMNQAPITAQDFKYNPMVRASMLWALQHGKEESKETVIRTLAMIGDSEAISTLEYYIDITNNEELKEIALAALEELQTRMEPENSGGPTLKEVTSASSEWSEENITTLHQRDQSEESSLDLSTSTDKQSITDEVEFIITEQLSSPANHEKREWMIHQWKYYISQKEQIQVRKLEAWAAALDYLYERSKGTHKISQNSIAEQYGVSKSTLTKCLRALSYID; from the coding sequence ATGAACAAAAATGAGCAAGAGAGACGTGGCGTAATTACTAGCTTTCAGCAGGACGCCAATTTTTTTGCCAACTGGGGAATGCGTTCTCTTCAACGAAATAATTTCGCTAAGGCCTTACAATGCTTTGAACGAGCGTTAGAAATTGAACCCGCAAATGCAGTACATTATTGCAATAAAGCTAGTGTGCTAGCAGAAATGGGTAAATTTGAAGATTCAAACGACATCCTATATTCCATTATAGAAAAAATTGATTCGTCCCTGGTTGATGTCTATTTTTTCCTAGCAAATAATTACGCGAATATGGATGATTTTGAAATGGCCGCTGATATGGCTGTTAAGTATCTAACTTGTGAAGCTGATGGAATTTATGCGGAGGAAGCTCAAGAGTTACTCCATTATATTTACTTTGAACTTGATTTACCGCCGCGCAATCCACTTGAACCACAGGAAGACGAGACAGTAGTCATACAGCATGAAAAGGCTCGTAAAAAGCTAGAAGAAGGGAAATTTATGCAGGCTGTTGATTGTTTAAACAGCTTAGTTAAAGAGTATCCTGATTTTATGCCCGCATGGAATAACTTAGCTCTAGCTTATTATTATATTGGTGATTTTAATAAGGCTATGGATACAATTGAACTAGCTTTGGAAAAAGATCCGGGTAATCTGCATGCCATTTGCAATATGGCGGTATTGCTTTCCCATCACAATAAATGGGCTGAACTAGTTCCCATTATCACTCGTCTGAAAAAAATCCAGCCTTTTCATTACGACCATATGTACAAACTGGCTACAACAATGGGGGTTTTAGGTCAGCATGATGATGCCTGTAGGCTCTATCAAAAAATTTTGAGACAGCCTGTACTACATGACGTGTCTACCTACCACTATGCGGCTACCTCGGCATATTTATCAGAACGCTACCATCTGGCAATGAAATGGTGGAAAAAAGTGCAACAGATGGATCCTGACGCAGGCATTGCCCAATACTATCTAGAGAAAGCAAAAAGCGCCTTGCATGGAATGCCTAAGGAAAATATTCCTTATCACTATCATCATCCGCAAAGAGAAATAGAAATGAACCAAGCTCCTATTACCGCACAGGATTTTAAATATAATCCAATGGTAAGGGCTTCTATGCTATGGGCTTTGCAACATGGTAAAGAAGAATCCAAAGAGACGGTTATCCGCACTTTAGCTATGATCGGTGATTCCGAAGCAATTTCCACATTAGAGTATTATATAGACATCACAAATAATGAAGAACTAAAAGAAATAGCGCTAGCAGCTCTTGAAGAGCTACAAACAAGAATGGAACCTGAAAATAGTGGGGGACCTACACTGAAGGAGGTCACGTCTGCTTCTAGTGAATGGTCAGAAGAAAATATCACCACACTACATCAAAGAGACCAATCTGAAGAGTCGTCTTTAGATTTGAGTACATCGACGGATAAACAATCCATTACGGATGAAGTGGAGTTTATTATTACCGAGCAATTGTCCTCGCCAGCCAATCATGAGAAGCGTGAGTGGATGATTCACCAGTGGAAGTATTACATTAGTCAAAAAGAACAAATTCAAGTTCGTAAGCTGGAAGCATGGGCGGCTGCGTTAGATTATTTATATGAAAGATCGAAAGGTACTCATAAAATTTCGCAAAATAGCATTGCTGAACAATACGGTGTTTCGAAGTCAACTTTGACAAAATGTTTACGGGCTTTGTCTTATATTGATTAA
- the clpP gene encoding ATP-dependent Clp endopeptidase proteolytic subunit ClpP, producing MNLIPTVIEQTNRGERAYDIYSRLLKDRIIFLGTPINDQVANSVVAQLLFLQAEDPDKDISIYINSPGGSITAGMAIYDTMQYIKPDVSTICVGLAASMGSFLLCAGAKGKRYALPNSEIMIHQPLGGAQGQASDIEIAAKRIIKMREHLNGIYAERTGQPYERIAKDTDRDNFLSAQAAKEYGLIDEVITRK from the coding sequence ATGAATCTAATTCCAACTGTAATTGAACAAACAAATCGTGGAGAACGCGCTTACGATATCTATTCCCGTTTATTAAAAGATCGTATTATCTTTTTGGGAACACCTATTAATGATCAGGTAGCTAATAGTGTTGTAGCTCAGCTCTTATTCCTACAGGCAGAAGATCCTGACAAAGACATCAGCATCTACATAAACAGCCCTGGTGGATCAATTACAGCCGGTATGGCTATCTATGACACGATGCAATATATTAAACCAGATGTATCAACGATCTGTGTTGGATTAGCTGCATCTATGGGATCGTTCCTGCTTTGTGCCGGAGCAAAAGGAAAGCGTTATGCTTTGCCTAATAGCGAAATCATGATTCACCAACCTCTAGGTGGCGCTCAAGGTCAAGCGAGTGACATTGAAATTGCCGCAAAACGTATCATTAAAATGCGTGAACATCTAAACGGCATCTATGCTGAACGTACGGGTCAACCATACGAACGGATTGCTAAAGATACAGATCGCGACAACTTCCTGTCCGCTCAAGCTGCAAAGGAATACGGCTTGATCGACGAGGTTATCACTAGAAAATAA
- the ytzI gene encoding YtzI protein yields MIIAVVVIVGIIVGCSIWAINKGYSYKNKIDDIDE; encoded by the coding sequence ATGATTATTGCTGTTGTTGTCATTGTCGGTATCATAGTTGGATGTTCGATTTGGGCAATAAATAAAGGATATTCTTACAAAAACAAAATAGACGATATAGATGAGTAA
- the whiA gene encoding DNA-binding protein WhiA, translated as MSFAAHTKKELTMIEASTCCNRAELAALIRMNGTIQLGTGKFILDISTENAAIARRIYTLVKQIFQIHAELLVRKKMRLKKNNVYIVRIPLRAYEILEDLRIMDKNLTFYPGISPDLVANECCVRAFLRGAFLAGGSVNHPEASSYHLEIFSAYQDFCEALTVLANRYELNAKCIERKKGFVMYIKEGEKITDFLSVIGAHQALLYFEDVRIVKDMRNSVNRLHNCEIANINKTVNAATKQMENIQLIEKEIGLENLPIRLREVAELRLQNPDINLKELGEMIPSGVVSKSGINHRLRKINEIADNLREKLSLST; from the coding sequence ATGTCATTCGCCGCACATACGAAAAAAGAGTTAACAATGATTGAAGCTTCGACTTGCTGTAATCGAGCAGAACTTGCTGCACTGATTCGCATGAATGGAACCATTCAATTAGGAACAGGAAAATTTATATTGGATATCTCTACAGAGAATGCGGCGATTGCACGAAGAATTTATACGTTGGTTAAGCAAATTTTTCAGATTCATGCCGAATTATTAGTACGTAAAAAAATGCGTCTGAAAAAAAACAACGTGTATATTGTGCGAATACCACTTCGGGCTTATGAGATCCTAGAAGATTTACGGATTATGGATAAGAATTTAACGTTTTATCCTGGCATTTCACCTGATCTCGTGGCGAATGAATGTTGCGTGCGCGCGTTTCTTCGAGGTGCATTCCTTGCAGGAGGTTCTGTAAACCATCCAGAGGCTTCTAGCTACCATTTAGAAATTTTTTCGGCATACCAGGATTTTTGTGAAGCGTTGACTGTTTTAGCGAATCGCTATGAATTGAATGCCAAATGTATTGAACGCAAAAAAGGTTTTGTTATGTACATAAAGGAAGGCGAAAAAATAACCGACTTTTTAAGTGTAATTGGTGCACATCAGGCCTTGTTGTATTTTGAAGACGTGCGTATTGTGAAGGACATGCGGAATTCAGTTAATCGTTTGCATAACTGTGAGATTGCCAATATCAACAAGACGGTAAATGCCGCTACGAAACAAATGGAGAATATTCAACTGATCGAAAAAGAAATCGGTCTTGAGAATTTACCTATTCGCTTACGAGAGGTAGCAGAACTTCGCTTACAAAACCCTGACATTAATTTGAAGGAATTAGGCGAGATGATTCCGAGTGGAGTCGTGAGTAAGTCTGGAATTAACCATCGCTTGCGTAAAATAAATGAGATTGCAGATAACCTGCGAGAAAAACTGAGTCTTTCTACGTAG
- a CDS encoding gluconeogenesis factor YvcK family protein: MNMQQREEMLKVVVVGGGTGLSVLLRGLKEEAVHITAVVTVADDGGSSGRLREEMDMLPPGDIRNVLTALADAEPLMKQLMQYRFNTGTGLAGHNLGNLLLAAMNDITGDFVTAVKALSRVLAVRGDVLPSSTQSILLKAELEDGTIVSGESQIPLAGKKIKRVFLDPVDARPLIEALDAIKEADAIILGPGSLYTSILPNLLVNGVFETILESTAPKVYICNVMTQPGETDNFTAYDHVKALYDHVGVEFLDTIVVNTEQVPEDYLAKYAEKGAYPVLCDMDKLKELGVTIVAEPMITYGELYLRHDAKRVSQEIVAILRQIISQQERK, encoded by the coding sequence ATGAACATGCAACAAAGAGAGGAAATGTTGAAAGTTGTTGTAGTAGGGGGAGGGACAGGTTTGTCTGTCCTGTTACGCGGTTTGAAGGAAGAGGCCGTTCATATCACGGCTGTTGTTACAGTTGCTGATGATGGAGGTAGCTCGGGACGTCTTCGTGAAGAGATGGATATGCTACCTCCGGGTGATATTCGTAACGTGTTAACAGCACTTGCTGACGCAGAACCACTAATGAAGCAGCTCATGCAATATCGATTCAACACGGGTACAGGCTTGGCAGGCCATAATTTAGGAAATCTGTTGCTTGCCGCGATGAATGATATCACGGGTGACTTTGTCACGGCCGTGAAGGCACTCAGCAGGGTTTTAGCGGTACGCGGGGATGTGTTGCCATCGTCTACACAATCCATCCTGTTAAAAGCCGAATTAGAAGACGGAACCATCGTCTCAGGAGAGTCGCAAATCCCGTTGGCTGGAAAGAAAATCAAGCGTGTTTTTTTGGACCCAGTAGATGCTCGCCCTTTGATCGAAGCCTTAGATGCTATCAAAGAGGCAGATGCAATCATTTTAGGCCCAGGAAGCTTATATACAAGTATCCTGCCTAATTTATTAGTTAACGGTGTTTTTGAGACAATATTGGAATCAACGGCACCAAAAGTATATATTTGTAATGTAATGACTCAACCGGGTGAAACTGATAATTTTACAGCTTATGATCATGTTAAAGCATTATATGATCATGTTGGGGTTGAATTTTTAGATACGATTGTAGTAAACACTGAACAGGTACCTGAGGATTATTTGGCTAAATACGCGGAAAAGGGCGCGTATCCAGTCTTATGTGATATGGATAAGCTGAAGGAGCTAGGCGTGACGATTGTAGCTGAACCTATGATTACCTATGGGGAATTATACTTGCGACATGATGCGAAACGAGTAAGTCAGGAGATCGTGGCTATCCTTCGCCAGATTATATCGCAACAAGAAAGGAAGTGA
- a CDS encoding polymer-forming cytoskeletal protein: protein MSKRIFFLSFLLVFCFILASSAYAINFHNGELYQVKSNEVHHGDVITNASKVVIDGTIDGDLYAFAETIDIKGTVTGDVISFAYLTNVSGTVGGNIRSYSQALTVSGTVQKNISAGADELRVNQSGNVNGSILGFVNEMNIEGRVGKETNGFYTQATISGLLGEGTSLFQVESLHLKPTATIQGDLIYTSFEPAQIDAGANIKGQHKHTNIEPRPSYGSFMLMMSVSSCLSTLIFWLLIRYFFAGSLYNVSQHLHTRYPFKQFGVGLLIFIMAPLLSIVMLLTVVGIPVGFIIAIAYTLLLILGKVYVGTWLGQRLISFFQWKISPLFAEFIGVFLLVLIIQIPLLGFLLGMLVNIYFFGAITSCVRASNKRTAL from the coding sequence ATGAGTAAGAGAATATTCTTCCTCTCTTTCTTGCTTGTTTTTTGTTTTATCTTGGCTAGTTCTGCTTATGCTATCAATTTCCATAATGGAGAGCTATATCAAGTAAAGTCTAATGAGGTACATCACGGGGATGTTATAACAAACGCCAGTAAAGTAGTGATTGATGGAACAATAGATGGGGACTTATATGCTTTTGCAGAAACGATCGATATAAAAGGGACTGTCACAGGAGATGTAATCTCATTTGCTTATCTTACAAACGTATCAGGGACAGTAGGCGGTAACATACGCTCCTATTCTCAAGCACTCACTGTCTCAGGTACTGTCCAGAAGAACATATCGGCCGGTGCTGATGAGCTTCGTGTCAATCAATCTGGGAACGTGAACGGCAGTATTTTAGGTTTTGTCAATGAAATGAACATAGAAGGACGTGTTGGGAAAGAGACAAATGGGTTCTACACTCAAGCCACGATTTCAGGTTTATTAGGGGAAGGTACATCCCTATTCCAAGTAGAATCTCTTCATCTTAAGCCTACAGCTACAATTCAAGGTGATCTAATTTATACATCATTTGAGCCTGCTCAAATTGATGCTGGAGCTAATATCAAGGGACAGCACAAGCATACTAATATTGAACCTAGACCTTCCTACGGCTCCTTTATGTTAATGATGTCTGTCTCTTCATGCTTAAGTACATTGATCTTTTGGCTACTTATCCGTTATTTCTTTGCTGGTTCTCTATACAATGTGAGCCAACACTTGCACACTCGCTATCCTTTTAAACAATTTGGGGTCGGCTTGCTTATTTTTATCATGGCTCCATTGCTTAGTATTGTGATGTTACTTACTGTTGTTGGTATTCCTGTAGGTTTCATTATTGCAATCGCCTACACCCTGCTCCTTATTTTAGGGAAAGTGTATGTTGGCACTTGGTTGGGACAAAGGTTAATAAGCTTTTTTCAGTGGAAAATCTCACCTTTATTTGCTGAATTTATTGGTGTATTCCTATTAGTACTTATCATCCAAATCCCTTTATTAGGTTTTTTACTCGGAATGTTGGTCAATATATATTTCTTCGGCGCGATTACAAGCTGTGTGCGTGCCAGTAACAAAAGAACCGCTCTGTAA
- the rpoN gene encoding RNA polymerase factor sigma-54 — translation MNMGLGLYQEQTLKLVMTPELRQAITILQFSAIDLMNYLQEQAIENPVIDLQEIAVAQEPLPVDKREKSLDFDWKELLNNPGHNDFSVNRDESAYNPLDYVSDTRTTLFSHLEEQLGYVKRLTPVQRQIAQYIIGNLDERGYLEVPVTDIKERLGVDLEEVEDVLRVIQHLDPAGVAARSLEECLLLQLEHEGQDDEHIVEVIKHHLVDLANNRFGKIAEQLHISVGDVQRIADLVRTLNPRPGVAYSSADIRYIVPDVTVEKVMGEYIVIVNDSSLPRLSINPFYERMLKEKTEKDEARQFVHEKLNAAVWLAKSLEQRRMTLLRVTQAIVDLQNDFFEKGIHYLKPMTQKDIAERVQLHESTISRATSNKYVQTPRGVFELKYFFTSALSTASGEAASSESVKKRIKAFIDKEDRNKPYSDQKLAELLEKEGIEISRRTVAKYREEMLISSSAKRKRFL, via the coding sequence ATGAATATGGGCTTAGGTTTGTATCAAGAACAGACGTTAAAGTTAGTGATGACGCCTGAATTGCGTCAAGCTATTACGATATTGCAGTTTTCGGCCATTGATCTGATGAATTATTTGCAGGAACAAGCGATCGAAAATCCAGTGATTGATCTTCAGGAAATTGCGGTTGCCCAAGAACCGTTGCCTGTAGATAAACGGGAAAAGAGCTTGGATTTTGATTGGAAGGAATTATTGAATAATCCGGGGCATAATGATTTTTCAGTCAACAGAGATGAAAGCGCCTACAATCCTCTAGATTATGTGAGTGATACACGAACCACCTTATTTTCTCATTTAGAAGAACAACTCGGTTATGTAAAAAGATTGACGCCAGTACAACGTCAGATTGCCCAATATATTATAGGAAATCTCGATGAGCGAGGTTATCTAGAAGTGCCTGTCACTGACATTAAGGAGCGGTTAGGAGTTGATTTGGAGGAGGTAGAGGATGTTCTTCGAGTGATTCAACATTTAGACCCGGCTGGTGTAGCTGCGCGTTCGCTAGAAGAATGCTTGCTGTTACAACTAGAGCATGAGGGACAGGATGACGAACATATCGTAGAAGTCATTAAGCACCATCTAGTTGATCTGGCAAATAATCGTTTTGGAAAAATTGCTGAACAGCTTCATATAAGCGTAGGGGATGTACAACGGATTGCTGATTTGGTTCGTACGCTGAATCCGAGACCCGGAGTGGCTTATAGCAGCGCAGATATACGCTACATTGTGCCTGATGTTACAGTTGAAAAGGTAATGGGAGAGTATATTGTCATTGTCAACGATTCTTCGTTACCGCGATTGTCTATCAATCCCTTTTATGAACGAATGCTAAAAGAGAAAACCGAGAAGGATGAGGCTCGGCAATTTGTTCATGAAAAACTAAATGCAGCGGTGTGGCTTGCAAAAAGTCTAGAGCAAAGAAGAATGACCCTGTTGCGTGTAACACAGGCGATTGTTGACTTGCAGAATGACTTTTTTGAGAAAGGGATTCATTATTTAAAACCGATGACGCAAAAAGATATTGCAGAGCGAGTTCAATTGCATGAATCTACAATCAGTCGTGCTACCAGTAATAAATATGTACAAACTCCCCGCGGTGTTTTCGAATTAAAGTACTTCTTTACTTCGGCCCTGTCCACAGCAAGTGGAGAAGCGGCATCTTCAGAAAGCGTGAAGAAACGAATTAAAGCTTTCATTGACAAAGAAGATCGGAATAAACCATATTCGGATCAAAAGCTAGCGGAATTGCTGGAGAAAGAAGGAATTGAAATCTCCCGGCGTACCGTGGCTAAGTATCGAGAGGAAATGCTGATCTCATCGTCTGCTAAACGAAAACGCTTTTTGTAA
- a CDS encoding anti-sigma factor family protein, with translation MQHPDEFTFMMYADGELIQEEHQQVASHLQSCSECQKLYATFLEEQAELVKAIHLTTPTLPPIHLEKNVCDQINEIATFNQNRHHLFVHRLRFVFGASLGFFLVMLLAGINWLNDWNSAINSLFQWQSIWSSMFWLKEKATMILLMFKNFYLIGFISSILFVLAILLYSIRLSSKMNANNWRTR, from the coding sequence ATGCAACATCCGGATGAGTTTACTTTCATGATGTATGCAGACGGTGAATTAATCCAAGAGGAACATCAACAAGTGGCCAGCCATTTGCAAAGCTGCTCCGAGTGTCAAAAACTATACGCTACTTTTCTTGAAGAGCAGGCAGAGCTTGTAAAAGCCATTCATTTAACAACACCAACGCTTCCACCTATCCACTTGGAAAAAAACGTTTGCGATCAAATTAATGAAATTGCAACCTTTAATCAAAACCGTCACCACCTATTTGTTCATCGTCTACGCTTTGTTTTTGGAGCATCCCTTGGTTTCTTTCTTGTCATGCTCTTAGCTGGAATCAACTGGCTAAATGACTGGAATAGTGCAATTAATTCTTTATTTCAGTGGCAATCGATCTGGAGCTCTATGTTCTGGTTAAAAGAAAAAGCAACAATGATTTTACTGATGTTTAAGAATTTTTACCTCATTGGCTTTATCTCTTCTATTTTGTTTGTTCTAGCCATCCTATTATATTCTATTCGCCTGTCCAGCAAAATGAACGCGAATAACTGGAGAACTAGATAA
- a CDS encoding HPr family phosphocarrier protein, which yields MVQQRVMVKLKTGLQARPAAFFVQEANRYRSEIYVEKDNKKVNAKSIMGIMSLAISSGTEITILASGDDAQMAVDTLAGLINKDE from the coding sequence ATGGTACAGCAACGGGTTATGGTTAAACTTAAAACAGGGTTACAAGCCCGCCCAGCGGCATTCTTTGTTCAAGAAGCAAATCGATACCGTTCTGAAATTTACGTAGAAAAAGACAATAAAAAGGTGAATGCCAAAAGCATTATGGGAATTATGAGTTTGGCGATCAGCTCGGGAACAGAGATTACCATCTTGGCTAGTGGGGATGATGCCCAAATGGCGGTCGATACACTGGCTGGTCTCATTAATAAAGACGAATAA
- a CDS encoding RNA polymerase sigma factor → MEEQSREDLYALNRKALEYILKFLKGDADSFPLLVELFDQRVQRIVLKMVYSYHDSQDVCNDIWLKVAQNLNKFDQSYPFHSWLYRLSSNTCIDFLRKKKEITMKDDQLYHQVNKQQKSVETPETLFMKKEFYSHIQELLYHLEEVDRLIVTLRFVDELSYEEIGAIVGMSKNTVGTRLFRSRKFLKELLSHKSIERSVYNATSG, encoded by the coding sequence GTGGAAGAGCAATCACGCGAAGATCTTTATGCGCTAAATCGAAAAGCCCTAGAATATATACTGAAATTTTTAAAAGGGGATGCTGATTCTTTTCCTCTACTTGTTGAGCTTTTTGATCAGCGCGTGCAGCGCATCGTCCTCAAAATGGTCTATTCCTATCATGATTCCCAGGACGTATGCAATGATATTTGGCTAAAAGTAGCCCAAAACCTAAATAAATTTGATCAATCCTACCCTTTCCATTCTTGGCTATACCGCTTATCCTCAAATACCTGCATCGATTTCCTTAGAAAAAAGAAGGAAATTACCATGAAGGACGACCAATTGTATCACCAAGTAAATAAACAACAAAAATCCGTTGAAACACCGGAAACCTTATTTATGAAAAAGGAATTTTACTCCCATATTCAAGAACTGTTATATCACTTGGAGGAAGTAGATCGATTAATTGTTACTCTTCGTTTTGTGGATGAGCTAAGCTATGAAGAAATTGGCGCCATTGTAGGAATGAGCAAAAATACGGTTGGTACCCGTCTATTCCGTTCCCGGAAATTTTTAAAAGAGTTGCTGAGCCATAAATCAATAGAAAGGAGTGTATACAATGCAACATCCGGATGA
- the trxB gene encoding thioredoxin-disulfide reductase, giving the protein MSDQKIYDVIIAGAGPAGMTAAVYTSRANMSTLMLERGIPGGQMANTEDIENFPGFTSILGPDLSNKMFEHAQKFGAEYQYGDIKEIRDGNPYKTVVVGDKEYKAKSIIVATGAEHRLLGAPGEKELSGRGVSYCAVCDGAFFRNKELVVVGGGDSAVEEAIFLTRFATKVTIVHRRDEFRAQKIIQKRAFENDKIHVIWDTVVKEIRGDNVVTGVLLENVKTGEQTEYPTNGVFIYVGMDPLTEAVKNLGVTNESGYIPTDELMRTKVEGVFAAGDVRDKLLRQVVTATGDGSIAAQNAQIYVEELEERLKEQDVTIS; this is encoded by the coding sequence ATGAGCGATCAAAAAATCTACGACGTAATTATTGCAGGGGCGGGACCAGCCGGAATGACGGCAGCTGTCTATACATCTCGAGCGAATATGTCTACTTTAATGCTGGAGCGCGGTATTCCAGGTGGACAAATGGCAAATACGGAGGATATCGAGAACTTTCCAGGGTTCACTAGCATTTTAGGACCTGATTTGTCTAATAAAATGTTTGAGCATGCGCAGAAGTTCGGAGCAGAATATCAATATGGTGACATCAAAGAAATCCGTGATGGTAATCCATACAAAACCGTGGTAGTAGGAGATAAGGAATACAAAGCTAAATCTATTATCGTGGCTACAGGAGCAGAGCATCGTCTACTGGGTGCACCGGGTGAAAAGGAATTGTCCGGTCGAGGAGTTTCTTATTGTGCTGTTTGTGATGGAGCATTTTTCCGGAACAAGGAGCTTGTTGTAGTGGGTGGAGGAGACTCGGCTGTTGAGGAGGCTATCTTCCTAACTCGTTTTGCAACAAAAGTAACAATCGTACATCGCCGCGATGAATTCCGTGCTCAAAAAATTATCCAGAAGCGAGCTTTCGAAAATGATAAAATCCATGTTATCTGGGACACTGTTGTGAAAGAAATTCGCGGTGATAATGTAGTAACAGGTGTTTTATTGGAAAACGTGAAAACCGGTGAGCAAACCGAGTACCCAACAAATGGCGTATTTATTTATGTAGGAATGGACCCATTGACTGAAGCTGTTAAGAATTTGGGTGTCACGAATGAGAGTGGCTACATTCCAACTGATGAATTAATGCGTACAAAGGTAGAAGGAGTCTTTGCTGCTGGTGACGTACGTGATAAATTGCTGCGTCAAGTTGTAACGGCTACTGGAGATGGTTCCATTGCCGCACAAAACGCTCAAATCTACGTAGAAGAGCTAGAAGAGCGACTAAAAGAACAAGATGTTACAATATCGTAA
- the rapZ gene encoding RNase adapter RapZ — translation MVSLEEDGGEKMGEDSKQKAVNLLIITGMSGAGKTTAVQSLEDLGFFCVDNLPPILIPKFAELIIQSGRGIERVALVIDLRGREFFDSLFDAIDGLSEREGIHFQILFLDANDQNLVRRYKETRRRHPLSPTGTPLEGIMAERRLLQDLKGRANQIIDTSQMKPMQLRDKIINQYSQQSSEWTLNVQSFGFKYGIPIDADLVFDVRFLPNPHYVDDLRPKTGCDSEVANYVMKWTDTQEFLTRLIDFLNFTIPHYQREGKSQLVVGIGCTGGKHRSVAIAEHIGETFRKDYQVRVTHRDIEKNK, via the coding sequence ATGGTATCCTTAGAGGAGGATGGAGGCGAGAAAATGGGTGAAGATAGTAAACAGAAAGCGGTAAACTTACTCATTATTACAGGCATGTCAGGAGCGGGGAAAACCACAGCTGTGCAAAGTCTAGAGGATCTAGGTTTTTTCTGTGTAGATAATTTGCCACCAATCCTTATTCCTAAATTTGCGGAGCTTATTATCCAATCGGGACGCGGGATCGAACGGGTTGCTCTTGTAATTGATTTACGTGGCCGTGAATTCTTTGACAGTCTTTTTGATGCTATTGATGGATTATCAGAAAGAGAAGGAATTCACTTTCAAATTCTATTCCTGGATGCGAACGATCAGAATTTAGTTCGTCGCTATAAGGAAACGAGAAGACGGCATCCTCTTTCCCCGACAGGTACGCCTTTAGAGGGGATTATGGCTGAGCGAAGACTGCTTCAGGATTTAAAAGGAAGAGCCAATCAGATCATTGATACAAGTCAAATGAAGCCTATGCAGCTTCGTGATAAAATCATAAACCAGTATTCTCAGCAAAGCTCTGAATGGACCCTTAATGTTCAGTCATTTGGTTTTAAATATGGAATTCCAATTGATGCAGATTTAGTTTTTGATGTGCGTTTTTTACCAAATCCGCATTATGTAGATGATTTACGTCCAAAAACAGGCTGTGATAGCGAGGTAGCTAATTACGTCATGAAGTGGACTGATACGCAAGAATTCCTAACTCGGTTGATTGATTTCTTGAATTTTACCATCCCTCATTATCAACGCGAAGGCAAAAGTCAGCTTGTTGTTGGTATCGGATGCACGGGTGGAAAGCATCGGTCTGTGGCTATTGCAGAGCACATTGGAGAAACGTTCCGTAAAGATTATCAGGTTCGTGTTACACATCGTGACATCGAAAAGAATAAATAA